In one Lolium rigidum isolate FL_2022 chromosome 3, APGP_CSIRO_Lrig_0.1, whole genome shotgun sequence genomic region, the following are encoded:
- the LOC124702717 gene encoding post-GPI attachment to proteins factor 3-like — protein sequence MAGSSLRVVHLACLLAAGFVLGSVDASQGDVDPHYRTCVKECQSTAIIGSNIISHCQSPENDSTPAGSSWYTQEPLYTQWKQLNCMTDCRYYCMMQREEERQTGGLSPVKYHGKWPFIRVSVFQEPLSTALSALNLLMHFTGWLSFFLLVNYRLPIRPQTKRTYYEYTGLWHIYAILSMNAWFWSSIFHTRDIDLTEKLDYSSAVALLGYSLILSLLRTFNVKDEATRVMFAAPILAFVTTHILYLNFYDLDYGWNMKVCIAMGAVQLLAWAIWAGVTQHPSRFKLWVVVFGGALAMLLEVYDFPPYKGYADAHSLWHASTIPLTYLWWSFIKDDAEFRTSTVVKKAK from the exons AACTTGTGTGAAGGAATGTCAGAGTACAGCGATTATTGGAAGTAACATCATCAGCCACTGCCAGTCCCCGGAGAATGACAGTACACCTGCTGGAAGTTCTTGGTACACACAGGAGCCACTCTACACACAGTGGAAGCAACTAAACTGTATGACGGACTGCCGCTACTACTGTATGATGCAAAGAGAAGAGGAACGACAAACAGGTGGCCTGAGCCCTGTTAAATATCATGGAAAATGGCCCTTCATACGTGTTTCTGTCTTCCAG GAGCCTCTCTCAACTGCTTTGTCTGCCCTCAACCTATTGATGCATTTCACTGGCTGGCTTTCATTTTTCCTGCTAGTGAATTACAGATTACCTATTAGACCCCAGACTAAGAGAACATACTACGAATACACTGGCTTATGGCATATTTATGCAATATTATCTATGAATGCATGGTTCTGGAGCTCTATATTCCATACGAG GGATATTGACTTGACTGAGAAATTGGATTACTCTTCAGCTGTGGCCCTACTTGGCTACTCTTTAATCCTTTCATTGCTAAGAACTTTTAATGTCAAggatgaggctacaagggtgatgTTTGCCGCGCCTATTTTGGCATTTGTTACAACACACATCTTGTACCTTAACTTCTATGACCTCGACTATG GATGGAACATGAAAGTTTGTATTGCGATGGGTGCGGTTCAACTTCTTGCATGGGCAATCTGGGCTGGTGTGACCCAACACCCGTCACGATTTAAGCTTTGGGTGGTTGTATTTGGAGGAGCGCTAGCTATGCTTCTTGAAGTCTATGACTTTCCTCCATACAAGGGGTATGCTGATGCACATTCGCTGTGGCACGCAAGCACGATTCCTCTCACGTATCTCTGGTGGAGCTTCATTAAAGATGATGCAGAGTTCCGCACCTCAACGGTTGTCAAGAAGGCCAAGTAA